A single Populus nigra chromosome 13, ddPopNigr1.1, whole genome shotgun sequence DNA region contains:
- the LOC133671496 gene encoding protein PELPK1-like: protein MASRKSFILAFFIALAFSSMTISLAARHLLQLPTLPPLPSIPNLPQPTLPTLPTTQPSLPKPTLPPLPSIPTIPTVPKVTFPPLPSMPSIPTIPTIPSIPFLSPPPATTSP, encoded by the coding sequence ATGGCCTCTCGCAAAAGCTTTATCTTAGCTTTCTTCATTGCTCTGGCATTTTCAAGCATGACCATCAGCCTGGCTGCCCGTCATCTCCTCCAGTTACCAACACTGCCACCATTGCCTTCCATACCAAACCTGCCACAGCCCACATTGCCCACCTTACCTACAACTCAGCCATCACTACCAAAGCCAACACTACCTCCACTTCCTAGCATCCCTACCATTCCTACAGTCCCAAAGGTCACTTTCCCTCCTCTTCCAAGCATGCCCTCAATCCCCACAATTCCAACTATCCCCTCTATTCCATTCCTTTCCCCTCCCCCTGCAACTACTAGCCCTTGA